CTTCATAAAAACCCAGAATTTTAGCTGAACACAAATGATGATTTCTCTATTTCTCTTGGGTATAAAGTGGAAAACaatttagttatttcctgtctAGACATTCATTATGAcatcttcattttttataataataataataataataataacaataacaataatgcacatgaaaacaggaaacagaacaaTAATTGCCCTTTTTTTCCACCTACTTCCCTGcgttgtaaacaaacaaagaaatgaaaaacccCATCCCACCCCACCCCAACCCCTGGGTGTCAGTCATGAGGGTCGATCATCTCCAGCCTCGTTCCAATGGCTCATTGACACAGACAGTCTGCTTGCTTTCTCAGCAGTTCCTGCATGGAGTTTATAACTCATCCTTGAGTTTAGAGTCTGAGCCTTCAtcgtcctcttcttcctcctcctcctcctgcggctcttccccctcttcctcttcgtcttcgtcttcctcctcctcctcttcctcatccttctcctcttcctcctcgtcttcctcctttgcctcttctctcctcttgcTGTCCTCGTCCTCACGCTTCTTTCTTTCGTCCTCCTCTTGGCTttccttcatcttcttctctgcGTCCTGGAGAGGATGCACATAaagaaagcaaattaaaaagatATACAAATATAATTCCTTATAAATACACCACAAAATACTTAAATTAATGCTCAGGATGCATGTTTACATGagttttgaaaagaaataaattttGGGCTGACCTTAGTTTTTCCCCACGTGTCATTGCCTACTTCCTCCGCCAGGTTTGGGTCATTAGTGATCAGGAAGTTATCGAAGATGGTACCAGACTTGACCtgcatcaacaaaaaaaaagttatcaGGTACTTAATGCAAACAGATACAATAAAAGAAAAGCCACATTTTTTAATCCTGATTTATCTTCACTGGAAATTGACAACAAACTATTTTTCACCCACTGACTCTCAAACATAAAACTTTGCAGTGGCTCTAACCGAAAATAAGCACCAACACACTGTGCATGTAAAAATGTTCCTATTCCTGGATGGATATAGTTGAAATGAGAGTCAAATACTAGTTTTTCAGCCTGCAttaatcagtcagtcagcttcAGGATCTTCTTACCTGCCACAAGTCGAGTCCAATCACGCCGATGCTGTCGTATTTATAGATCTCAGAGTCGGCTGTGTACTCCGGGTTGTCAATCTCTGGGTGGATCCACTTGCCTTTGTAGGCAGGATTGTTGATCTCTCTGGGCTTCCACTCACCCTGTTGacagcaaacagacagagagagacagaaagtgtgGTTAGTGTTAGAAGTTCTTCAGAAATAGGAATGTGAATATTAACAACAAATATGCTCCATCTTCTTTAAAACGAAATTAAAATTCAAGCTTTACTTGTATTGAAATAGGCCCAGATCAATTCCTTATTCCTCATTGACAGctatttttgtattgttgtaCAATTGTAATTATCATATCTATCgaatggaaaatatattttttcttcccATGTGGAAATTCTTCAAGGGCAAACGTTTTATACCCAAATACTGCAGTCAAATAAAATGCCATTAATAGaatagtagtaatagtattAAATTGCAAATAGGGAGTAGAGAATAATCTCGTATTTCCAGATCCACACTGTGTCAGTGCTGGAGAAACATCTGGCTGACCCCATTGTCATATTGCaataggagaaaaaaaaaaacactctggtttgtttgtatttattcaaaCCAATGACAATCGACTTGGGTAGTGAAAAGCCAAATTACAGCGTCGGTGCCCCTGCTAAATAATGTTGGAGGGAACTTGTTTTGGTGGAATATTTGCACGAGGGCAAGTCCTTAtattaaaatggctaaaaccCCACTTTCTTATTTATGTTCGTACCGTTAGAAATTAGGTTAGAGTGAGGGTAATTTACCCTTGCGGTGTGTAGCATTTTCAAGCATTCGACCTACACGGCCAATGGCAGGCTTATACCAACAGTCTGCATCCAGAGAGTCAGACTACCTATTGACTGATTATCGTATATTAATTACCATTATCATTCGCTGTTTACCTTGTAATCAGGGTTAGTGACCATAGGCGGCTCCCACTCTCCGTCCATCTCCTCGTCCCAGTCATCAGGCTTCTTGGCATCAGGATCTGGGATGTTCTCAGGCTTGTCCCACTCCTACAAAAAAGATACAGCCAAAGATGAATAAATGAGTAGAACTTAGAACAATGGGCCCAAATGGATTGTGGAAAATACAGAACTCTAGTGTGGCTCCAGCTGCCCGACTGACCTCTGGTTTCTTATCATCGGGGTCGGGAATCTTCTCCCTGTCATCCCAGTCCTCTGGCTTTTTGGCTTCAGGGTCCTTAATCTTTTTGGGAGGCAGGAAGTCCCAGTCATCCTCCAGATTGCCGGACTCGACCTTCTTATTGTCAATCTTGACCTCGTAGGTGTTGTCGGGGTTGACGATCAGCGTGTACAAGTGGGTGTACTCATCATCCTGCAAGGTGTAAAAGACATGTTCGCAGCTGTCctctgactttgttttattcatggcTGATTTACATATAATGGTTTTATAATGCAAAACACTTTCAGCATCTCCTTGTCGGTTTGGTTTTATGCTCAGATGGACAATAGCAGTGTTATTACAAAATGTTAGTGAATCGTAACAAACTTTTTTGTTGCACCAGGAATTATTAATAGCTCAGAATTAGAAAAACGTCTACCGTTTCCAAAGTAAACATGTCTCACCTTGCATCTGATGTCCTTGTTAATCAGATGGTTCTTGCCTTGGTAGTTAAAGATGACATGAACCTTCTTTGTGCCAGGGCCACAGATATCAGGACCTGAGCAggcaaacaaatacataaataagtaaaaatgtgGAATCTAATCTGCGAGTCAAGAGTGGACACTGCAAACACAAGGGGTTAAGCAATGTCTAAAATCCatctaaaatgaaaaagagccaTTAAATACACTTTGCCAGACAAAATTTGTACATTGTTTCTAGAAAAGTGAGTCACTGGTGTTTCATGTATGCCTATTTGTCAGAGTATACACCATAATTAAGAACTGTCAAACTGTGTGGAAACATAATGAGAAGAAGATGTACTATTATCACTGAAGAATAAACATAAGAAACAGAGTCTTAAACTATCCACACACTCACCAAACATGATGTTGTAGACTGAGTCTCCGTGCATCTCCTCCTGGTTGAGGCCAGAGGGGAACAGTTTGATGTATCCACCACCACAGTCGATGCTCTGCTCGTGTTTCACTGTGAACTGGATGACTAGAGACTGGCCTTGGTTGTTGAAGTCATCAAAACGGGCCGACATGGCGTAGAAGCGGGCGTCCTGGCTGGTCTGCAGACCTGtagtgaaaagaaacaaaatgtcattGCAATGTATGAAGGGAAGTTCCAGCTTTATAATTCATCAATGTTTCTGTAAAATTGTACGGGTTAGCTTAAATGTGGGAAGTCTTTTCTCAAGTTGTACAGCTGAGAGACGGcctgatgtgatgatgtcatgcaGAGGCTGCTAAACAGACAGTAAATAATGGAACAACTGTGAGGCGCTGACAACACCCACAGTGATTTCACTGTGAGTGTTGTCAGCAGCTGATAGACAGTTTATTCTAAGTAAAAAGTACTTATTTACCCCCAAAATGTAGcgtagtggaagtataaaggaGCAGAAAAGGGGAAAGTTCAAGTACCTCAGAATTTACTTCAGTACAATACTTGAGGAAATGAGAAATGACTTAGTTATATTACAATGGGTATTCTATCTACTAATGTATATCGATTCCAAATTGGTTATCGGTCTTCT
This window of the Pagrus major chromosome 11, Pma_NU_1.0 genome carries:
- the calr gene encoding calreticulin; amino-acid sequence: MTALSLLLLAVSAASVLAESSVYFREQFEDADAWKSRWVESKHKTDYGKFVLTAGKFYGDAEKDKGLQTSQDARFYAMSARFDDFNNQGQSLVIQFTVKHEQSIDCGGGYIKLFPSGLNQEEMHGDSVYNIMFGPDICGPGTKKVHVIFNYQGKNHLINKDIRCKDDEYTHLYTLIVNPDNTYEVKIDNKKVESGNLEDDWDFLPPKKIKDPEAKKPEDWDDREKIPDPDDKKPEEWDKPENIPDPDAKKPDDWDEEMDGEWEPPMVTNPDYKGEWKPREINNPAYKGKWIHPEIDNPEYTADSEIYKYDSIGVIGLDLWQVKSGTIFDNFLITNDPNLAEEVGNDTWGKTKDAEKKMKESQEEDERKKREDEDSKRREEAKEEDEEEEEKDEEEEEEEDEDEEEEGEEPQEEEEEEEDDEGSDSKLKDEL